The stretch of DNA CCTTCCGGCTCTTGGTGCATCTTCTTGAAGTGCATCAACCCCGGCGCCCACAGGTGCTTCTTCGGGTCGACATCGACGTGGATGACCGCACATCCCCCCACCGCGAGACTCCGCTCGATCGCCGGACGCAACTGCGCAGGGTCGGCGACCCGCTCACCGTGCGCACCCATGGATCGGGCCATGGCGTCGTAGCCGATCTCGCCGAGCTCGGTGTTGATCGTCTCGTCCGGATCGAGGGACTTGCGGACCATCATCTTGACCGGGTGCCGGGCCATCGACTGGGACATCTTGACCATTCCCCATTGGCGGTCGCTGACGACCAGGAACACGATCCGGTTGCCGTTACGGACCGCGGTCTCGATCTCCTGTGGATGGAACCCGAAGGCCCCGTCCCCGATGATGCAGCACACCTGACGGTCACCGAACGCCTCCGCGGCGCCGAGCGCCTGCCCGAGGCCCGCGCCCAGCATCCCGAAGTGCGGAGTCGAGAGCATCGCGCCGGGGGTGCGCACACGCAGGAAGAAGTTCGCCCACACCGCCGTGTTGCCGCCGTCGACGACGAAGATCGCGTCATCGTCGAAGACATCCATGCACGTGGCAGGGACGTGCGCGGTGTTCATCGGCACGGAGCGGTCCTCGAGGTGCTTGTCGAGTTTGGCGGCCGTCTCTGTGCGCGAAGCGATGAGCCGGTCCACTTCGGATCGGCGCGCGTCGAGAAGCGCCTCGTCTTGCTCTCCTTCGAGCGCCTTGCCGAGAGCTTCGAGGAACGTCCCGGCGTCGCTCGTTATGGCCAGGTCTACCGGCTTGTTCAGTCCGAACGCCGCCTCGTCGACGTCGACCTGGATCACCTGCTGGTCCTGACGCCAGTTGGGCGCCTTGCCCCACCAGTCGGTCTCACCGATACGTGACCCGAGCACGAGCACGACGTCCGCAGCGTTGCGCACCTCGTTCGTGGCGTCGATGGCAGTGATCGGCCAGACGAGAGGGGAGGTCTCCGACATCGATCCACGGCCGCTCCACGAGGTCGTGACCGGAGCGTGCAGCAACTCTGCGACCTGTGCGAGCTGATCGTGGGCTCGAGCATGGATGACGCCGCCGCCCGCGTGGATGATCGGCAGGGTGGCCTCGGCGAGACGCTGCGCAGCTCGTTCGACCAGTTGCGGATCCGGCAGGAGAGGATCGACGCGCCGGTAACGGTGTCGCTGCCACACCGCCGCCGGTTTGGTCTTGCCGTTCATGATGTTCTGCGGAACGTCGAGGTGCACGACACCGGGCCGGCCACGGAACGACTCGCGCAGTGCGGTGCGCAGGAGTTCGGGGACGCGCTGCGCCGAGGATGCGCGTGCGGACCATTTCGCAATCGGCGTGATCGCCCCCACCTGATCGAAGTACTGGTACGCGCCTCCCCGGTCGGGGTCGCTGATCGCCAAACGCCGTGAGCTCGTGATCAGCAGGACCCGGTTGCCCTCGGCGTTCTCGACGGCGACGCCGGGGAGCGCGTTGGCGACGCCGGGGCCGTTGCTTGCGATGGCGACACCGAGACGGCCGGTCAGCCTCGCGTAGGCGCCCGCCATGTGCAGCGCGGTCGTCTCGTGCCGGGGCGTCACGAGGGAGATCCCCCTCGTTTCGAGACCGTTGAGCAGCCCCATGTACGTGCCGTCCGGCAGGCCGAACACCTTCTCGACGCGTTCTGTGGCGAGTACGTCCGCGATCAGATCGCCACCGGTCACCGAGCCCATTCCCACCTCCTGTGCCGTTGCGAGCCTAACGGGCGTCCGGCGGCGGGGCACTCGAGACCCGGGACTAACCTTCGCGTCACGATGATCGAATCGGGAAACCGGGTACCGGACACACGTTTGCTCGACCGGGACGGGAAGCGATATGCGCTCTACGATCTTCTCGACCGGCCCACCCTCGTGATCGTCTTCAAGACCACGTGCTCCACATGCCGGCTGGCGCTGCCC from bacterium BMS3Abin02 encodes:
- the ilvI gene encoding acetolactate synthase isozyme 3 large subunit — its product is MGSVTGGDLIADVLATERVEKVFGLPDGTYMGLLNGLETRGISLVTPRHETTALHMAGAYARLTGRLGVAIASNGPGVANALPGVAVENAEGNRVLLITSSRRLAISDPDRGGAYQYFDQVGAITPIAKWSARASSAQRVPELLRTALRESFRGRPGVVHLDVPQNIMNGKTKPAAVWQRHRYRRVDPLLPDPQLVERAAQRLAEATLPIIHAGGGVIHARAHDQLAQVAELLHAPVTTSWSGRGSMSETSPLVWPITAIDATNEVRNAADVVLVLGSRIGETDWWGKAPNWRQDQQVIQVDVDEAAFGLNKPVDLAITSDAGTFLEALGKALEGEQDEALLDARRSEVDRLIASRTETAAKLDKHLEDRSVPMNTAHVPATCMDVFDDDAIFVVDGGNTAVWANFFLRVRTPGAMLSTPHFGMLGAGLGQALGAAEAFGDRQVCCIIGDGAFGFHPQEIETAVRNGNRIVFLVVSDRQWGMVKMSQSMARHPVKMMVRKSLDPDETINTELGEIGYDAMARSMGAHGERVADPAQLRPAIERSLAVGGCAVIHVDVDPKKHLWAPGLMHFKKMHQEPEGK